A single window of Solanum dulcamara chromosome 5, daSolDulc1.2, whole genome shotgun sequence DNA harbors:
- the LOC129888539 gene encoding auxin-responsive protein SAUR36-like, producing MKKNRGFKIGRRLVRVFSWLIHRRRNGRIGNKRLSCASRAISKLCKLGCLLKQRAKGLCSAKPNSGYIRVGQEQIDLKQVSIPKGHLAVYVGEKEDDTCRIVVPVIYFNHPLFAELLREAEMVYGYNHSGGIQIPCRISEFENVKSRIAATGGGGNCRIELSWKHNH from the coding sequence ATGAAGAAAAACAGAGGTTTTAAAATTGGACGGAGGCTGGTGAGAGTTTTCAGCTGGTTAATTCACAGGAGAAGAAATGGAAGAATCGGAAACAAGAGGTTGAGTTGTGCCAGCAGAGCAATTTCAAAGCTCTGTAAATTGGGGTGTTTGTTGAAGCAGAGAGCAAAAGGACTCTGTTCTGCAAAACCCAATTCGGGTTACATCCGGGTCGGGCAAGAACAGATTGATCTGAAGCAGGTGAGTATACCGAAGGGGCATTTGGCTGTGTACGTGGGTGAGAAGGAGGATGACACGTGTAGAATTGTGGTGCCTGTGATATACTTTAATCATCCTCTGTTTGCTGAATTGTTGAGGGAAGCAGAGATGGTTTATGGGTATAATCATTCGGGTGGGATCCAAATACCCTGTCGGATATCCGAATTTGAGAACGTTAAATCAAGAATCGCCGCCACGGGCGGTGGTGGAAACTGCCGTATAGAGCTGAGCTGGAAGCATAATCACTGA
- the LOC129888540 gene encoding legumain — protein sequence MGFFNFTVCMAVMLLVMVGAISFEPKRLGRAHRLWDPLIRSPVDRDDDETESGGVRWAVLVAGSSGYGNYRHQADVCHAYQILKRGGLKDENIVVFMYDDIAKSELNPRPGVIINHPNGSDVYAGVPKDYTGEHVTAANLYAVLLGDKSAVKGGSGKVVNSGPNDRIFLYYSDHGGPGVLGMPNMPYLYGKDLIEVLKKKHAAGTYKEMVLYIEACESGSVFEGLMPDNLNIYVTTASNAEESSWGTYCPGMDPPPPSEYITCLGDLYSVAWMEDSESHNLKEETIKQQYEKVKERTSNFNNYNAGSHVMEYGSKEIKPEKVYLYQGFDPATVNLPSNKIDFARLEVVNQRDADLLFLWERYKKLEDNSFRKAKLRKEITETMLHRQHLDGSIAAVGFFIFGPIKGSSVLSSVRKPGLPLVDDWECLKSTVRLFEAHCGSLTQYLMKHMRAFANICNNGVSSYAMEEAFMAACNGHSIEEYSAANRGFSA from the exons ATGGGGTTCTTTAATTTTACAGTATGCATGGCAGTGATGTTGTTGGTTATGGTGGGGGCTATTTCTTTTGAACCCAAAAGGTTAGGTAGGGCACACAGATTGTGGGACCCATTAATACGATCGCCGGTAGACCGTGATGATGATGAAACGGAGAGTGGGGGAGTGCGGTGGGCGGTTCTTGTGGCTGGTTCAAGTGGGTACGGGAATTATCGGCATCAG GCAGATGTGTGTCAtgcatatcaaattttgaaaagagGAGGATTGAAAGACGAGAACATTGTCGTATTCATGTACGATGACATTGCCAAGAGCGAGTTGAATCCAAGACCTGGAGTCATAATCAATCATCCAAATGGTAGTGATGTCTATGCCGGTGTGCCTAAG GACTATACCGGTGAGCACGTCACTGCAGCAAACTTGTATGCGGTACTTCTTGGTGATAAAAGTGCCGTGAAAGGTGGAAGTGGGAAGGTCGTCAATAGTGGACCGAATGACAGAATATTTTTGTATTACTCCGATCATGGTGGTCCAGGGGTGCTTG GAATGCCCAACATGCCTTACCTTTATGGCAAAGATTTAATTGAGGTCTTGAAGAAAAAACACGCAGCTGGGACCTACAAAGAGATG GTCCTCTACATTGAAGCTTGTGAGAGCGGTAGTGTCTTTGAGGGTTTAATGCCTGATAACTTGAACATTTATGTGACGACAGCATCAAACGCTGAAGAAAGCAGTTGGGGGACGTATTGCCCAGGAATGGATCCTCCACCTCCATCAGAATATATCACATGTTTGGGAGACTTGTATAGTGTTGCATGGATGGAGGACAG TGAGTCTCATAACCTGAAGGAGGAAACAATAAAACAACAGTACGAGAAG GTGAAGGAAAGAACTTCCAACTTCAATAACTATAATGCCGGATCTCATGTTATGGAATATGGAAGCAAAGAAATTAAGCCCGAGAAAGTTTATTTGTACCAAGGATTTGACCCTGCCACCGTGAATCTTCCTTCAAACAAGATTGATTTTGCGCGATTGGAGGTGGTCAACCAGAGAGATGCTGATCTTCTCTTCTTATGGGAAAGA TATAAGAAGCTAGAAGACAATTCATTCAGGAAGGCCAAGCTTCGAAAAGAGATTACTGAGACAATGCTGCATAGGCAACATCTTGACGGGAGCATAGCTGCAGTTGGATTCTTTATTTTCGGCCCAATAAAGGGTTCCTCTGTTCTCAGCTCTGTCCGAAAACCTGGTCTACCTCTCGTCGATGATTGGGAATGCCTAAAATCAACG GTTCGCCTTTTCGAGGCGCATTGTGGTTCGCTGACACAATATCTCATGAAACACATGAGAGCATTTGCAAACATTTGCAACAATGGAGTCTCGAGTTATGCTATGGAGGAAGCTTTTATGGCTGCTTGCAATGGACATAGTATAGAGGAGTATAGCGCTGCGAACCGAGGCTTTAGCGCTTGA